The following nucleotide sequence is from Achromobacter spanius.
GTGGGCGTTGGATACTTGACGGAGCCTGCTCCTAGTACGAGAGGACCGGAGTGGACGTACCTCTGGTGTACCGGTTGTCATGCCAATGGCATTGCCGGGTAGCTAAGTACGGAAGAGATAACCGCTGAAGGCATCTAAGCGGGAAACTCGTCTGAAGATTAGGTATCCCGGGGACTTGATCCCCCTAAAGAGTCGTTCGAGACCAGGACGTTGATAGGTCGGGTGTGGAAGCGCAGTAATGCGTTAAGCTAACCGATACTAATTGCTCGTGAGGCTTGATCCTATAACACTGATGGTTATTGACCTGGTGATATAGCGTTCCAAGTGTCGTTCAATACAAAATCTGGCTGCACCGTCGGCAGCCAGCCAACACCAATTACACCCCCCCTTGTGCGTGATCATCGAGCTTGTCTCTGGTCACCCACACGTTGTGTTTCTTCCAAGATTGGAGCCGTTGCGCTAACCCGCAGCCGCTCAACCCGTTACGCCTGACGACCATAGCAAGGTGGTACCACTCCTTCCCATCCCGAACAGGACAGTGAAACGCCTTCGCGCCGATGATAGTGGACGGACGTCTGTGAAAGTAGGTCATCGTCAGGCTTTTATTGCGCAAAACCCCACAGGTAATCCTGTGGGGTTTTGTTTTATATAAGTGAGAACACGTAGATATGTGGTCATCGGTGGTAGCCATGATCACGAAAGTGTGCCTCGCTCAGTCACTACCAGTCAGTATGCAAAAATTCGAGTGGTTGACGTCTCGGTCAACGCTCAAGCGTTTACGCTTAACGACCATAGCAAGGTGGTACCACTCCTTCCCATCCCGAACAGGACAGTGAAACGCCTTCGCGCCGATGATAGTGGACGGACGTCTGTGAAAGTAGGTCATCGTTAAGCTCTTATTCCTCAAAGCCCCGCCGGTTTCCGGCGGGGCTTTGTCTTTGGCAAAGCGATCATGGATTGGGCGTTGAGAACTCATACGCATCGCCTCGTCAATCAGGCCGAAATCCGCGCCAATGCTGATTGTGCCGAAATAACAACGCCCGTAGATGGGCCGGTTTTGTGCGGTAAGATTGACCGAGTCAATTCGTTGGAGCGTTATCGTGAGTGATCCCCAGACCCCCTTGCCCGGTACAACGTTAGACCTGCGCACACTGACCCATGTGGCTTACGGTTTATTCGCCCTGGGCTTTTTGACGAGTGGAATCCTGGGCATTGCGACGTTGGCCGCGGTGGTGCTGATGTACTTGAAGCGTTCGGACGCTGCGGGTACGGTTTA
It contains:
- a CDS encoding DUF4870 family protein, which translates into the protein MGRFCAVRLTESIRWSVIVSDPQTPLPGTTLDLRTLTHVAYGLFALGFLTSGILGIATLAAVVLMYLKRSDAAGTVYAAHFDWMLRTFWWAMLWLAISAIAIYIFIGWISLIATIVWVLYRLIKGWLALLDGGSPTTYA